The following proteins come from a genomic window of Xiphophorus couchianus chromosome 19, X_couchianus-1.0, whole genome shotgun sequence:
- the prlh2r gene encoding prolactin releasing hormone 2 receptor, whose translation MDWEKAMNFSRVYSSTPTSDSSSSCCNSSHLLFHPSLFPVPTFSGFDLLFSLKLLFIPLYSVVVLIACSGNLLLLFLIWYNKKRHNTTNFLISNLALVDLVMCVFCVPLTASYAFDRRGWVFGYHMCHFVTVMQSTTVYAAVLSLMAIAVDRYIVVAYPIRKRAGCQFCCCLVMLIWLSSLALSTPTALHTVYLDLHTAGLDMAICEEFWDGQEQGRLIYSCFILFFSYFVPLAAVSISYCAISCHLKRRTTSSLTACPELRCARAAWSRRRWKTFCLLLVSVLCFAFSWLPLQVVNLIRDLDTDFSILGKNYINVIQVSAHLLAMSSACYNPFIYASLHNKFLSYLCLNPLTRRRGTEKHGGQGSSVLTTSHRMPRLNTFTTVADLPAVVLNDLVPKENYI comes from the exons ATGGACTGGGAGAAAGCGATGAATTTCTCCAGAGTGTACTCCTCGACCCCGACCTCTGACTCTTCATCCTCCTGCTGTAACTCTTCCCACCTCCTCTTCCACCCCTCTCTGTTTCCGGTCCCCACGTTTTCCGGCTTCGACCTGCTGTTCAGCCTGAAGCTCCTCTTCATCCCGCTCTACTCTGTCGTGGTTCTGATCGCCTGCTCCGGGaacctcctccttctcttcctcatCTGGTACAACAAAAAGAGACACAACACCACTAACTTCCTCATCAGTAACTTGGCGCTCGTCGACCTGGTGATGTGCGTCTTCTGCGTCCCTTTGACGGCCTCCTACGCCTTTGATAGGCGCGGTTGGGTGTTTGGGTACCACATGTGTCACTTTGTGACCGTGATGCAGTCCACCACTGTTTACGCAGCAGTTCTGTCCCTCATGGCAATCGCGGTGGATCGTTATATCGTTGTAGCGTATCCCATTCGCAAGAGAGCGGGATGCCAGTTCTGCTGCTGCCTGGTGATGCTGATCTGGTTGTCCTCTTTGGCGCTATCCACCCCGACTGCGCTTCACACGGTTTACCTGGACCTGCACACTGCGGGCCTGGACATGGCAATCTGCGAAGAGTTTTGGGATGGACAGGAACAAGGCAGACTCATTTACTCGTGTTTCATCCTTTTCTTTTCCTACTTTGTCCCGCTGGCTGCTGTGTCCATTTCCTACTGTGCTATATCCTGCCACCTGAAGCGGAGGACCACGTCCAGTTTGACAGCATGTCCTGAGCTGAGGTGCGCACGGGCCGCCTGGAGTAGACGGCGGTGGAAGACCTTCTGtctgctgctggtttctgtTCTCTGCTTTGCCTTCTCCTGGCTCCCCTTGCAG GTGGTGAACCTTATCCGTGACCTGGACACAGACTTCTCCATACTGGGGAAGAATTACATTAACGTCATCCAGGTGTCTGCTCACCTGCTCGCCATGAGCTCGGCGTGCTACAACCCCTTCATTTACGCTTCGTTGCACAATAAATTCCTGTCCTACCTCTGTCTCAACCCCCTGACTCGCAGGAGAGGAACAGAGAAGCACGGAGGTCAGGGGTCGAGCGTGCTGACGACGTCTCACAGAATGCCGCGCCTCAACACCTTCACCACCGTGGCGGATTTACCTGCCGTTGTCCTGAACGACCTCGTtccaaaagaaaactacatCTGA
- the bahd1 gene encoding bromo adjacent homology domain-containing 1 protein, with protein MVKAQQSQPLQRGKLQKKNACKKKGELKQKGNVGKNEIIKKRKKDPRGFYHGKTTGGFGKGKSFSCCVLLTRLDEKRVNKEKNTKYNLQKGVKDKKKELSVSRSTKSGLMSVSTANQQTPEPKTNQEDALLMLASPVVEPRRRRMASLNAEAVNSLLLYRDGSMMADLTKKSQPSGEDADGDPKAKNISAGGKRAKKQKDQAESIDWLTLLAPTPRRQAGLTAATLLKLTGSQYKTKRQKKTESNQGSSNVDPVCGGPTQTKTRKPHAKSNEPVKHRKPDAEFPAQSKMSYCCGQCQPGTTAGHGFQRGSSLGFPLKTIKEEQMEAEATSCFCCSQERCVEYCHRLALFLEDKTFKEPEDGSMSDVFHHHHHHHHHHHHHHHLQSPHSVAHPAAITISPHTYTCFPGYYVHFTHPDSPPSPMPPLALCPRSSKRPKLHPSAGPQPSGIRHPVYCCTSVEACYGEPCRINGYSYPSVIPAITRGGCPYTPKDCAKCNQGIKREEYSPSLGDHHGPSFIPMCPSPRVLTGCPVPTVPPAGQSVAHVQTPPSNPSRPQPPLQVAKECPQSARPPRSGSRSGARGGLAVPPLNRDKNQRLSAASVGGQTVPKQPKNSRQKSTNGWRSLGQPFEKEVFVVGEEAPVLRKCFEGIRRDSDEIRVRDTVLLKSGPRKKSLPYVAKVSALWEEPESGELMMSLFWYYRPEHTQGGHNPALHCENEIFASRHQDVNSVACIEDKCYVLTLAQYCRFCALVKRRKEGVRDSAASLVVPPVLSNAMPTHHCVPDDVDPELVLFCRHVYDFRYGRLLKNLQ; from the exons ATGGTGAAAGCGCAACAGAGCCAGCCGTTGCAGCGCGGGAAACTGCAGAAGAAGAATGCTTGCAAGAAGAAAGGGGAACTCAAACAGAAGGGAAATGTGGGAAAGAATGAGATTATTAAAAAACGAAAGAAGGACCCAAGAGGTTTTTATCACGGGAAGACGACTGGAGGATTCGGTAAAGGAAAGTCCTTCTCCTGTTGCGTTCTGCTGACCCGTCTGGATGAGAAACGAGTCAACAAagaaaagaatacaaaatataatCTGCAAAAGGGCgtcaaagacaaaaagaaagagctCTCTGTTTCAAGATCGACCAAATCTGGACTTATGTCAGTTTCCACCGCCAATCAGCAAACTCCAGAACCAAAAACCAACCAAGAGGACGCCTTACTCATGCTAGCTTCCCCGGTTGTTGAGCCTCGCAGGCGGAGAATGGCCTCCCTGAACGCCGAGGCCGTCAACAGTTTGCTGCTCTACAGAGACGGCTCGATGATGGCCGACCTCACAAAGAAATCACAGCCTTCAGGCGAAGACGCAGACGGGGATCCAAAagccaaaaatatttctgcaggagggaaaagagccAAAAAACAGAAGGATCAGGCGGAGAGCATCGACTGGCTGACTTTGCTAGCACCGACGCCGCGACGTCAGGCAGGCCTCACCGCCGCCACGCTGCTCAAACTCACCGGTTCCCAGTACAAAACCAAACGGCAGAAGAAGACAGAGTCCAATCAGGGCAGCTCAAACGTTGACCCTGTCTGTGGAGGACCAACGCAGACCAAAACGAGAAAACCGCACGCCAAATCAAACGAGCCAGTGAAGCACAGAAAACCGGATGCAGAGTTCCCGGCTCAGTCCAAAATGAGCTACTGCTGTGGTCAGTGTCAGCCGGGCACCACAGCGGGGCACGGCTTCCAGCGCGGCTCGTCGCTAGGATTCCcgttaaaaacaatcaaagaggAGCAGATGGAGGCAGAagccacttcctgcttttgctgCTCCCAAGAGAGATGCGTGGAGTACTGTCACAGACTGGCCCTCTTCCTGGAGGACAAGACCTTTAAGGAGCCGGAGGACGGCTCAATGTCCGACGTgttccaccaccaccaccaccaccatcaccatcatcaccaccaccaccacctccagTCGCCCCATTCTGTCGCCCACCCCGCCGCCATTACCATCAGCCCGCACACGTACACTTGCTTTCCGGGCTACTACGTCCACTTCACCCATCCGGACAGCCCGCCATCGCCGATGCCGCCCCTGGCTTTATGCCCAAGGAGCAGCAAGAGGCCGAAACTGCACCCCAGCGCCGGTCCACAACCCTCAGGGATCAGACACCCGGTTTACTGCTGCACTTCAGTGGAGGCGTGTTACGGAGAGCCCTGCAGAATCAATGGCTACTCCTATCCCAGTGTAATTCCTGCCATCACCAGAGGGGGGTGCCCTTACACCCCCAAAGACTGCGCCAAATGCAACCAAGGCATCAAAAGAG AAGAATACTCGCCGAGTCTCGGTGATCACCACGGCCCGTCCTTCATCCCCATGTGTCCCAGCCCCAGAGTTCTGACTGGCTGCCCCGTTCCCACTGTGCCTCCAGCCGGCCAATCCGTGGCCCACGTCCAGACGCCACCCTCCAACCCCAGCCGACCACAGCCGCCGCTGCAGGTGGCGAAGGAGTGTCCGCAGAGTGCCAGGCCGCCCAGAAGCGGTTCGAGGTCCGGAGCCCGCGGCGGCCTGGCCGTCCCGCCTCTGAACCGGGACAAGAACCAGAGGCTCAGCGCCGCCTCGGTTGGAGGGCAAACGGTTCCCAAGCAGCCGAAGAACAGCCGGCAAAAATCCACCAACGGCTGGAGGTCGCTGGGCCAGCCCTTTGAGAAggaggtttttgttgtt gGAGAGGAGGCTCCGGTGTTGAGGAAATGCTTTGAGGGAATCCGCAGGGACAGCGACGAGATTCGCGTCAGAGACACTGTTCTGCTGAAGTCTGGGCCCAGAAAGAAGTCTCTGCCTTACGTGGCCAAGGTGTCTGCGCTGTGGGAGGAGCCAGAGTCAG GAGAGCTGATGATGAGTTTGTTTTGGTATTATCGTCCAGAACACACGCAGGGAGGGCACAACCCCGCCTTGCATTGTGAG AATGAGATCTTTGCATCCCGTCACCAAGATGTCAACAGTGTGGCCTGTATTGAAGACAAATGCTATGTCCTAACATTGGCACAGTATTGTCG ATTTTGTGCCTTGGTAAAGCGCCGCAAGGAGGGCGTCCGTGACAGCGCCGCCTCCCTCGTTGTGCCGCCCGTTCTTAGCAACGCCATGCCCACCCACCACTGTGTGCCCGATGACGTCGACCCagagctggttctgttctgtcGACACGTCTACGACTTCCGCTACGGACGCCTCCTGAAGAACCTGCAGTAG